A DNA window from Solanum lycopersicum chromosome 3, SLM_r2.1 contains the following coding sequences:
- the LOC101246695 gene encoding uncharacterized protein isoform X4: MWLFTKYSGGCTNNNYASREKCKKCGQPKEVAAMPAIAIPGASLPSHPNYFARTQGGMEQRLKIGFLGHGALQQLPLSSNWSLGEAGQYQSQPADRYRLLQTPGVPYASQTNQLLPVPNGWRNGDWLCSCGFHNYSSRAQCKKCNASAPPASSSSLATTPITALGTKRLASEELVHDWDNKRLNAGHTFGYQQGYPGAEWMGDSGGNQLTAIPTIFLNENSMVLPLQANMQIPRVPAAPTLLGKGLCCCMFLSGQSNGVMGTGCALIAVIIITLLDQIVIGAKVRETYQLNLLLLHRI, translated from the exons ATGTGGTTGTTTACCAAATATAGTGGAG GTTGCACTAACAACAATTATGCATCAAGAGAGAAGTGCAAAAAATGTGGACAACCAAAGGAGGTAGCAGCAATGCCAGCAATTGCAATCCCTGGAGCATCTCTCCCATCTCATCCAAATTATTTTGCCAGGACACAAGGAGGTATGGAACAAAGGTTGAAAATTGGGTTCTTAGGACATGGAGCTCTCCAACAACTTCCCTTGAGCTCTAACTGGTCTCTAGGGGAGGCTGGTCAATACCAAAGCCAGCCTGCTGATCGGTATAGACTGCTGCAAACTCCTGGAGTTCCATATGCAAGCCAAACGAATCAGCTGCTTCCAGTTCCAAATGGATGGCGTAATGGTGACTGGCTCTGCAGTTGTGGCTTTCACAACTACTCTTCTCGAGCTCAG TGCAAAAAATGCAATGCTTCTGCACCTCCAGCTTCATCGTCTTCTCTTGCCACTACCCCTATTACAG CTCTTGGAACAAAGCGATTAGCATCTGAGGAACTTGTTCATGATTGGGACAACAAGAGGCTGAATGCAGGACAT ACATTTGGGTATCAACAAGGCTATCCAGGAGCAGAATGGATGGGGGATTCAGGGGGAAATCAACTAACTGCAATCCCAACGATCTTCCTTAATGAAAATTCAATGGTGCTTCCTTTGCAAGCCAACATGCAGATTCCTCGTGTACCAGCAGCACCTACACTCCTTGGTAAAGG attgtgttgttgcatgtttTTATCAGGGCAAAGCAATGGCGTGATGGGGACTGGATGTGCACTAATTGCAGTAATCATAATTACGCTTCTCGATCAAATTGTAATAG GTGCAAAAGTGAGAGAGACGTACCAACTCAACCTGTTACTGTTGCATAGAATTTGA
- the LOC101246695 gene encoding RNA-binding protein involved in heterochromatin assembly dri1 isoform X1, producing the protein MGREGDWECSSCGNKNYAFRCFCNRCKQPRLLVDNKTPHDSKWFPRIGDWICTEFVAFEPKVFESSLSTCGGKVCIQCTFPDLSCEISVDMWLFTKYSGGCTNNNYASREKCKKCGQPKEVAAMPAIAIPGASLPSHPNYFARTQGGMEQRLKIGFLGHGALQQLPLSSNWSLGEAGQYQSQPADRYRLLQTPGVPYASQTNQLLPVPNGWRNGDWLCSCGFHNYSSRAQCKKCNASAPPASSSSLATTPITALGTKRLASEELVHDWDNKRLNAGHTFGYQQGYPGAEWMGDSGGNQLTAIPTIFLNENSMVLPLQANMQIPRVPAAPTLLGKGLCCCMFLSGQSNGVMGTGCALIAVIIITLLDQIVIGAKVRETYQLNLLLLHRI; encoded by the exons ATGGGACGAGAAGGAGATTGGGAGTGTAGTAGCTGCGGTAATAAGAATTATGCCTTCAGATGTTTCTGCAATAGGTGTAAGCAGCCTCGTCTCCTTGTTGACAACAAAACTCCTCATGATTCAAAGTGGTTTCCTCGAATTGGCGATTGGATCTGCACTG AATTTGTTGCATTTGAGCCCAAGGTCTTCGAAAGTAGTCTATCTACCTGTGGTGGTAAGGTCTGCATACAATGTACCTTCCCAGACCTCAGTTGTGAGATTTCAGTAGATATGTGGTTGTTTACCAAATATAGTGGAG GTTGCACTAACAACAATTATGCATCAAGAGAGAAGTGCAAAAAATGTGGACAACCAAAGGAGGTAGCAGCAATGCCAGCAATTGCAATCCCTGGAGCATCTCTCCCATCTCATCCAAATTATTTTGCCAGGACACAAGGAGGTATGGAACAAAGGTTGAAAATTGGGTTCTTAGGACATGGAGCTCTCCAACAACTTCCCTTGAGCTCTAACTGGTCTCTAGGGGAGGCTGGTCAATACCAAAGCCAGCCTGCTGATCGGTATAGACTGCTGCAAACTCCTGGAGTTCCATATGCAAGCCAAACGAATCAGCTGCTTCCAGTTCCAAATGGATGGCGTAATGGTGACTGGCTCTGCAGTTGTGGCTTTCACAACTACTCTTCTCGAGCTCAG TGCAAAAAATGCAATGCTTCTGCACCTCCAGCTTCATCGTCTTCTCTTGCCACTACCCCTATTACAG CTCTTGGAACAAAGCGATTAGCATCTGAGGAACTTGTTCATGATTGGGACAACAAGAGGCTGAATGCAGGACAT ACATTTGGGTATCAACAAGGCTATCCAGGAGCAGAATGGATGGGGGATTCAGGGGGAAATCAACTAACTGCAATCCCAACGATCTTCCTTAATGAAAATTCAATGGTGCTTCCTTTGCAAGCCAACATGCAGATTCCTCGTGTACCAGCAGCACCTACACTCCTTGGTAAAGG attgtgttgttgcatgtttTTATCAGGGCAAAGCAATGGCGTGATGGGGACTGGATGTGCACTAATTGCAGTAATCATAATTACGCTTCTCGATCAAATTGTAATAG GTGCAAAAGTGAGAGAGACGTACCAACTCAACCTGTTACTGTTGCATAGAATTTGA
- the LOC101245033 gene encoding WEB family protein At2g17940 yields the protein MERGGLVVRGRVEIDTRQPFGSVKEAVMLFGEKFLAGEIYAKQLKEVQSKASGEQNQSKLESPVTVELEETKQNLQKSKEEGTYMAHCLQSLKEELELTKREIQQLKTREQKQKVPLALDNPETDEELKFIENPSSSVEARTRFQEEDDNEIEFKTKRSVKFASTPLLTRIIVNKDHVNKEMETSPSQLKKKMKRKMRPLIPLISGLFSKKKGNQEH from the exons ATGGAAAGAGGAGGGCTGGTGGTGCGGGGACGAGTAGAGATCGATACGAGGCAGCCATTTGGGTCAGTGAAGGAGGCAGTCATGTTATTTGGAGAGAAATTTTTGGCTGGAGAAATTTATGCCAAGCAACTCAAAGAG GTGCAGAGCAAGGCAAGTGGTGAACAGAACCAGTCTAAACTTGAATCACCAGTGACAGTTGAGCTTGAAGAAACAAAGCAAAACCTCcagaaaagtaaagaagaaggaACATACATGGCACATTGCCTTCAATCTTTAAAAGAAGAGCTAGAACTAACAAAAAGAGAGATACAGCAATTGAAGACAAGAGAACAGAAGCAGAAAGTACCGTTAGCGCTGGATAATCCTGAGACTGATGAAGAGCTCAAATTCATCGAGAATCCGTCATCCAGTGTTGAAGCCAGAACACGGTTTCAAGAGGAAGATGACAATGAAATAGAGTTCAAGACGAAGAGGTCTGTTAAATTTGCTAGTACACCTTTACTCACTAGGATCATTGTCAACAAAGATCATGTAAATAAGGAAATGGAAACTAGTCCTTCACAActtaagaagaaaatgaaaaggaaaatgagGCCTTTAATCCCTTTGATTAGTGGATTATTTTCCAAGAAGAAGGGAAATCAAGAACACTGA
- the LOC101246695 gene encoding RNA-binding protein involved in heterochromatin assembly dri1 isoform X2 translates to MGREGDWECSSCGNKNYAFRCFCNRCKQPRLLVDNKTPHDSKWFPRIGDWICTEFVAFEPKVFESSLSTCGGKVCIQCTFPDLSCEISVDMWLFTKYSGGCTNNNYASREKCKKCGQPKEVAAMPAIAIPGASLPSHPNYFARTQGGMEQRLKIGFLGHGALQQLPLSSNWSLGEAGQYQSQPADRYRLLQTPGVPYASQTNQLLPVPNGWRNGDWLCSCGFHNYSSRAQCKKCNASAPPASSSSLATTPITALGTKRLASEELVHDWDNKRLNAGHTFGYQQGYPGAEWMGDSGGNQLTAIPTIFLNENSMVLPLQANMQIPRVPAAPTLLGKGAKQWRDGDWMCTNCSNHNYASRSNCNRCKSERDVPTQPVTVA, encoded by the exons ATGGGACGAGAAGGAGATTGGGAGTGTAGTAGCTGCGGTAATAAGAATTATGCCTTCAGATGTTTCTGCAATAGGTGTAAGCAGCCTCGTCTCCTTGTTGACAACAAAACTCCTCATGATTCAAAGTGGTTTCCTCGAATTGGCGATTGGATCTGCACTG AATTTGTTGCATTTGAGCCCAAGGTCTTCGAAAGTAGTCTATCTACCTGTGGTGGTAAGGTCTGCATACAATGTACCTTCCCAGACCTCAGTTGTGAGATTTCAGTAGATATGTGGTTGTTTACCAAATATAGTGGAG GTTGCACTAACAACAATTATGCATCAAGAGAGAAGTGCAAAAAATGTGGACAACCAAAGGAGGTAGCAGCAATGCCAGCAATTGCAATCCCTGGAGCATCTCTCCCATCTCATCCAAATTATTTTGCCAGGACACAAGGAGGTATGGAACAAAGGTTGAAAATTGGGTTCTTAGGACATGGAGCTCTCCAACAACTTCCCTTGAGCTCTAACTGGTCTCTAGGGGAGGCTGGTCAATACCAAAGCCAGCCTGCTGATCGGTATAGACTGCTGCAAACTCCTGGAGTTCCATATGCAAGCCAAACGAATCAGCTGCTTCCAGTTCCAAATGGATGGCGTAATGGTGACTGGCTCTGCAGTTGTGGCTTTCACAACTACTCTTCTCGAGCTCAG TGCAAAAAATGCAATGCTTCTGCACCTCCAGCTTCATCGTCTTCTCTTGCCACTACCCCTATTACAG CTCTTGGAACAAAGCGATTAGCATCTGAGGAACTTGTTCATGATTGGGACAACAAGAGGCTGAATGCAGGACAT ACATTTGGGTATCAACAAGGCTATCCAGGAGCAGAATGGATGGGGGATTCAGGGGGAAATCAACTAACTGCAATCCCAACGATCTTCCTTAATGAAAATTCAATGGTGCTTCCTTTGCAAGCCAACATGCAGATTCCTCGTGTACCAGCAGCACCTACACTCCTTGGTAAAGG GGCAAAGCAATGGCGTGATGGGGACTGGATGTGCACTAATTGCAGTAATCATAATTACGCTTCTCGATCAAATTGTAATAG GTGCAAAAGTGAGAGAGACGTACCAACTCAACCTGTTACTGTTGCATAG
- the LOC101246695 gene encoding uncharacterized protein isoform X5 → MWLFTKYSGGCTNNNYASREKCKKCGQPKEVAAMPAIAIPGASLPSHPNYFARTQGGMEQRLKIGFLGHGALQQLPLSSNWSLGEAGQYQSQPADRYRLLQTPGVPYASQTNQLLPVPNGWRNGDWLCSCGFHNYSSRAQCKKCNASAPPASSSSLATTPITALGTKRLASEELVHDWDNKRLNAGHTFGYQQGYPGAEWMGDSGGNQLTAIPTIFLNENSMVLPLQANMQIPRVPAAPTLLGKGAKQWRDGDWMCTNCSNHNYASRSNCNRCKSERDVPTQPVTVA, encoded by the exons ATGTGGTTGTTTACCAAATATAGTGGAG GTTGCACTAACAACAATTATGCATCAAGAGAGAAGTGCAAAAAATGTGGACAACCAAAGGAGGTAGCAGCAATGCCAGCAATTGCAATCCCTGGAGCATCTCTCCCATCTCATCCAAATTATTTTGCCAGGACACAAGGAGGTATGGAACAAAGGTTGAAAATTGGGTTCTTAGGACATGGAGCTCTCCAACAACTTCCCTTGAGCTCTAACTGGTCTCTAGGGGAGGCTGGTCAATACCAAAGCCAGCCTGCTGATCGGTATAGACTGCTGCAAACTCCTGGAGTTCCATATGCAAGCCAAACGAATCAGCTGCTTCCAGTTCCAAATGGATGGCGTAATGGTGACTGGCTCTGCAGTTGTGGCTTTCACAACTACTCTTCTCGAGCTCAG TGCAAAAAATGCAATGCTTCTGCACCTCCAGCTTCATCGTCTTCTCTTGCCACTACCCCTATTACAG CTCTTGGAACAAAGCGATTAGCATCTGAGGAACTTGTTCATGATTGGGACAACAAGAGGCTGAATGCAGGACAT ACATTTGGGTATCAACAAGGCTATCCAGGAGCAGAATGGATGGGGGATTCAGGGGGAAATCAACTAACTGCAATCCCAACGATCTTCCTTAATGAAAATTCAATGGTGCTTCCTTTGCAAGCCAACATGCAGATTCCTCGTGTACCAGCAGCACCTACACTCCTTGGTAAAGG GGCAAAGCAATGGCGTGATGGGGACTGGATGTGCACTAATTGCAGTAATCATAATTACGCTTCTCGATCAAATTGTAATAG GTGCAAAAGTGAGAGAGACGTACCAACTCAACCTGTTACTGTTGCATAG
- the LOC101246695 gene encoding ranBP2-type zinc finger protein At1g67325 isoform X3, with translation MGREGDWECSSCGNKNYAFRCFCNRCKQPRLLVDNKTPHDSKWFPRIGDWICTGCTNNNYASREKCKKCGQPKEVAAMPAIAIPGASLPSHPNYFARTQGGMEQRLKIGFLGHGALQQLPLSSNWSLGEAGQYQSQPADRYRLLQTPGVPYASQTNQLLPVPNGWRNGDWLCSCGFHNYSSRAQCKKCNASAPPASSSSLATTPITALGTKRLASEELVHDWDNKRLNAGHTFGYQQGYPGAEWMGDSGGNQLTAIPTIFLNENSMVLPLQANMQIPRVPAAPTLLGKGAKQWRDGDWMCTNCSNHNYASRSNCNRCKSERDVPTQPVTVA, from the exons ATGGGACGAGAAGGAGATTGGGAGTGTAGTAGCTGCGGTAATAAGAATTATGCCTTCAGATGTTTCTGCAATAGGTGTAAGCAGCCTCGTCTCCTTGTTGACAACAAAACTCCTCATGATTCAAAGTGGTTTCCTCGAATTGGCGATTGGATCTGCACTG GTTGCACTAACAACAATTATGCATCAAGAGAGAAGTGCAAAAAATGTGGACAACCAAAGGAGGTAGCAGCAATGCCAGCAATTGCAATCCCTGGAGCATCTCTCCCATCTCATCCAAATTATTTTGCCAGGACACAAGGAGGTATGGAACAAAGGTTGAAAATTGGGTTCTTAGGACATGGAGCTCTCCAACAACTTCCCTTGAGCTCTAACTGGTCTCTAGGGGAGGCTGGTCAATACCAAAGCCAGCCTGCTGATCGGTATAGACTGCTGCAAACTCCTGGAGTTCCATATGCAAGCCAAACGAATCAGCTGCTTCCAGTTCCAAATGGATGGCGTAATGGTGACTGGCTCTGCAGTTGTGGCTTTCACAACTACTCTTCTCGAGCTCAG TGCAAAAAATGCAATGCTTCTGCACCTCCAGCTTCATCGTCTTCTCTTGCCACTACCCCTATTACAG CTCTTGGAACAAAGCGATTAGCATCTGAGGAACTTGTTCATGATTGGGACAACAAGAGGCTGAATGCAGGACAT ACATTTGGGTATCAACAAGGCTATCCAGGAGCAGAATGGATGGGGGATTCAGGGGGAAATCAACTAACTGCAATCCCAACGATCTTCCTTAATGAAAATTCAATGGTGCTTCCTTTGCAAGCCAACATGCAGATTCCTCGTGTACCAGCAGCACCTACACTCCTTGGTAAAGG GGCAAAGCAATGGCGTGATGGGGACTGGATGTGCACTAATTGCAGTAATCATAATTACGCTTCTCGATCAAATTGTAATAG GTGCAAAAGTGAGAGAGACGTACCAACTCAACCTGTTACTGTTGCATAG